A stretch of DNA from Nitratireductor thuwali:
GCATGGCGCAGGATACTCTGGTAGGAGCGGCGCACAGGCGCGAAGCCGCCGGCGGCGATGCCGGAAGGCGAAAGCGGCGCCAGGCCCCAGCTCTGGCCCGCCGGATTGAACATGTCGGGCGGCGCTCCGATCTCCGCGCCGACCACGGTGAGCGAGCGGTCGCTCCAGGTCGCGGCGCCGTCCGGCGCCGTGCCGACGGCGAGGTCCAGATAAAGCCCGATGCGCATCCCGGCCTCGCGCAGCCGCCTTGCGGCCGTGCCGAGCTGGCGGTCGGCAAGCCACTGCAGCCACATCTGGAACTCCACCTCGTCGGCGTGGTCGCGGGCGAACTCGGCCACCGCTTCGCCGGCCGGATCGCGAAACGGCTCGGGCCACGACATCCATCCGGCCCCGTATCCCCGGCCTGCCATTTCGAGGCTGACGGCCTCGAACAGCGCATAACGCCGCAGGGGCTCGCCGGACGCCTCGACGAAGGCGTCGAACGCGCTCCTCGAAGGGCCGGCCCCGCGCCGGTGGATGTTCCGCAGGACGCGCAGCTTGTGTTCGGATACGGCCGTGTAGTCCACGAGCACCGCTTCGTTGAGCGCATTCAGCGCCGTTTCATCGAGATCGTGGCCCGGTATGAATCCTTCCACCTGATCGACGGCGATGTAGAGCGGGTTGAGAAAGCTCCTGTCGCTGGGAGAAAACGGGCTCGCCTTCTGCGGCTCGGCGAGGAACAGCGCGTGCAGCGGGTTGACGCCGAGGAAGTCGGCCCCCTTTCGCGCTGCCATCTCGCCCAGCCGGGCCAGATCCTCGAAATCGCCGATGCCCCAGTTCCTGCCCGACCTCAGGCCGTAGAGCTGGCAGGTGATCCCCCAGGCCCGCCCCTCCTGCAGGAATTCGGGCAGATAGCAGGCCGCATCCTGCGGCGCCTCTGGCGGCGGCGGCCAATCGGCGGGCACGGGCGGCGGCTGGCCGGTTTCGGGGTCTACGCCCAGCACTTTCAGCAGCGCCCTCACCGCCTCGTCCGGTGCCCTCGTCAGCGTCCCGTCGAGAGCGTGATAGGAGCGAACGATGCCATGGCCGGCGGCAAGGCGGTCGAGATCAGCCATGGCCTTCCCGCTCCTGCGCCATCACCGCGACGCTCCTTGCCAGGATCCGGCCCTGCCGAAGCGCGTCGGCGGCTCCGTCGCGGCTTTCATGGATCGCGACCCCGTGCGCCTCTTCCTCTGTCGCTGCATCCGCCGCGCCGAAATTGGCGGCCATCGACAGCGCGCCGCGCCCCGTTTTCCAGCGCACGGTGAACGCTTCGCTCCCGATGCGCGCCGCCTGGCCTTGCATCGCGGTCATGGAGGCAAGTCCCGGCACGACATGCTTGCGGCGGACTTCCAGCAGCCGGCGGAAAAGGCCGAGCCGCTTCGCCCCGGCAGCGGTCCCGGCCCGGCTCCAATCGAGCGCCGATGCCTGGAATGTCGCCGGCCCATTGGGATCGGGGATACGCTCCGCTTCGGCAGCGGCAAAGTGCTGGAAAGCGGCAAACTCCCTCCGCCTGCCCTCTCTCACCGCTTTGGCGAGGTCGCCGTGGAAATCGGTGAAGAAGAGAAAGGGGTTGGTCTCGCCATACTCCTCGCCCATGAAGACGAGCGGGATTTGCGGATTGAGCAGGAGCACGGCGGTGAGCAGTTCCACCGTCTCCTCGTCGGCAAGCGCCGCCAGCCGCTCGCCGAAGGCGCGGTTGCCGATCTGGTCGTGGTTCTGCAGGAAGGCGACGAAGGCGGTCGGCGGCTGGGCCGCGCTCGGCACGCCGCGCGGCTTGCCGTCCCAGGCAGCATAGGGCTCGCCCTGATAGCAGAAGCCTTCGGCCAGCGCGCGGGCAAGCAGCCCCACCGGATCATCCGCAAAGGCCTTGTAGTAGCCGGCGTCTTCACCGGTTGCGATGCAGTGGGCGGCGTGGTGAAAATCATCGTTCCATTCGGCGGTGAACAAGATGGGGCGGTTGTCGGAGCCGCGCGGATGCAGCGCCACGATGTTGCGCTCGTCCTCCGTCGTCAGGTGTATGTGTCGGTCGCCGAAACGCTCGCGGATCTGGCGCGCCATTTGCTTCAGGATCGGCGGTTCGCTGCGGTCCCTGATCTGGTCGATGGCGTCGAAACGCAGCCCGTCGAAGCGGAATTCCTCGAGCCAGTAGATCGGGTTGCCCAGGAAGAATTCGCGCACCGCCGGCTCCTCGAAGCGGATGGCCGGTCCCCAGGGGGTTTGGCGCTCGGGATCGAAGAAGTCGGGCGCATAGGTGCCGAGATAGTTCCCGTCCGGGCCGAAATGGTTGTAGACCACGTCCAGGATCATCATCAGCCCGCGCTCATGCGCGGCATCCACCAGCCGTTTCAGGCCGTTGATGCCGCCATAGGCGGCGTGCGGGCAATAGGGCAGCACCCCGTCATAGCCCCAGCCGCGCCCTCCGGAAAACTGGGCGACCGGCATCAGCTCGATGGCCGTGAAACCGATCTCGGCCAGATGGTCGAGACGGCGCCGGATGCCGTCGAAACCCCCTTCCTGCGAAAACGCGCCGGGATGGAGCTCATAGACCACGGCCTCTTCCCACGGCCTGCCCTTCCAGTCTCCCGCTTTCCAGTCGAAGGCTCCGGAGACGAGCAGGCTGGGGCCGTGCACGCCGGAAAGCTGTGCGCGCGAGGCCGGATCGGGCACGGCAAGGCCGTCCGGCAGGACGAACTGGTAGGCCGTGCCTTCGCCGAGCCCTGCCACTTCCAGCTCGAACCAGCCGTCCGCGCGGCGGTCCATCTCCCGCTCGTCGCCCTCGTCGATCCTCAGCCGCAGACGGTCCACGGCCGGTGCCCACAGGCGGAAGGCGGCGGTCCCATCCTCGCCCAAAAGGGCACCCCACCGGCTCTCGTGGAAAGGTCCCCTCATCGGATATGTCCCTCCAGAACCATGATGGAGCGATCGGCCACTTCCAGCTTCTGCGGGGCTCGCACGGCGTCCCACACCGGCCACTGGCCGGTATCCGTGCGCGTGATGATTCTCCAGCCGGCCGGCCCCAGTTCGCGCGGCAGATCGAATTCGACGGGTTCATGGTGGCCGTTGATGAGAATGAGCAAACACTGCCGGCGCGTGTCGCAGATCATGAGACCGAGCACATTGAGGTTTGGATCCTGCCAATCGCCGTCATTCATTTGCTCGCCTGTAGGCCGCAGCCACGTCACGTCCTTTCGTTCGTCATAGACGGAGCGGCCGTGGAGAAAATGCTTGCGCTTCAACCGGTCGTTGGACTGCCGGAAGGCGATCAGCCGGCGCAGGAACTGGAAAAAGGCTTCATCTTCGGGGTCGCGTTCTTCCCAGGACAGCCAGTTGATCTCGTTGTCCTGGCAGTAGGCATTGTTGTTGCCGTTCTGGGATCGGCCGACCTCATCGCC
This window harbors:
- the malQ gene encoding 4-alpha-glucanotransferase — encoded protein: MADLDRLAAGHGIVRSYHALDGTLTRAPDEAVRALLKVLGVDPETGQPPPVPADWPPPPEAPQDAACYLPEFLQEGRAWGITCQLYGLRSGRNWGIGDFEDLARLGEMAARKGADFLGVNPLHALFLAEPQKASPFSPSDRSFLNPLYIAVDQVEGFIPGHDLDETALNALNEAVLVDYTAVSEHKLRVLRNIHRRGAGPSRSAFDAFVEASGEPLRRYALFEAVSLEMAGRGYGAGWMSWPEPFRDPAGEAVAEFARDHADEVEFQMWLQWLADRQLGTAARRLREAGMRIGLYLDLAVGTAPDGAATWSDRSLTVVGAEIGAPPDMFNPAGQSWGLAPLSPSGIAAGGFAPVRRSYQSILRHAGALRIDHAMSLYRLFWIPAGFPAGAGAYVLYPMADMLRVLAEVSQASRALIIGEDLGVVPEGFRHEMDRANLLGYRIFYFERDPNGFVPPERWQRSALACVGSHDTTTLAAWWTGSDIQLRLEIGLFDEAAAQKERETRRREKDQAIAALHRCGMHEAGEAFDETVAAGIHRLVAMAPARLVAAQMEDLLGLTEQPNVPGTVDTHPNWRRKLPVTIEELEEVPTLRAVLEGLSRERPRAP
- the treZ gene encoding malto-oligosyltrehalose trehalohydrolase, giving the protein MRGPFHESRWGALLGEDGTAAFRLWAPAVDRLRLRIDEGDEREMDRRADGWFELEVAGLGEGTAYQFVLPDGLAVPDPASRAQLSGVHGPSLLVSGAFDWKAGDWKGRPWEEAVVYELHPGAFSQEGGFDGIRRRLDHLAEIGFTAIELMPVAQFSGGRGWGYDGVLPYCPHAAYGGINGLKRLVDAAHERGLMMILDVVYNHFGPDGNYLGTYAPDFFDPERQTPWGPAIRFEEPAVREFFLGNPIYWLEEFRFDGLRFDAIDQIRDRSEPPILKQMARQIRERFGDRHIHLTTEDERNIVALHPRGSDNRPILFTAEWNDDFHHAAHCIATGEDAGYYKAFADDPVGLLARALAEGFCYQGEPYAAWDGKPRGVPSAAQPPTAFVAFLQNHDQIGNRAFGERLAALADEETVELLTAVLLLNPQIPLVFMGEEYGETNPFLFFTDFHGDLAKAVREGRRREFAAFQHFAAAEAERIPDPNGPATFQASALDWSRAGTAAGAKRLGLFRRLLEVRRKHVVPGLASMTAMQGQAARIGSEAFTVRWKTGRGALSMAANFGAADAATEEEAHGVAIHESRDGAADALRQGRILARSVAVMAQEREGHG